One window from the genome of Moorena sp. SIOASIH encodes:
- the iscB gene encoding RNA-guided endonuclease IscB codes for MQNYVFVIDTNKQPLNPISPKKARRLLDKGKAAVFRMYPFAIILKTAIENPVVTSCQLKIDPGSKVTGFALVQNNQVIWGMELEHRGGLIKKKLESRRAVRHRRRNRNTRYRKPRFLNRRRKEGWLAPSLEHRVLTIETWVKRLIKFCPVNEVWVERVKFDTQKMQNPEINGVEYQQGELAGYEVREYLLEKWGRECTYCGKQSVPLQIEHIHPKSFGGSDSAKPTLRERVSNLCLACEKCNQRKGNKPIEKFLKKKPSLLQKIKTKAKQPLKDAAAVNATRNKLLKVLYNIKSVITGTGAQTKYNRTKLGFPKEHWIDAACVGDIETLVLRTSQPLLVTCKGPGGRQKAALNKYGYPIRHNPLKPIKGWVTGDIAKHQKLGIGKVTPRSKGSFGFTPLGMKGYKSCKPQDISAIHRKDGYIYSFCKYLPEFARE; via the coding sequence ATGCAAAATTACGTATTTGTCATAGACACAAACAAACAACCATTAAACCCGATCTCCCCAAAGAAAGCTCGCAGACTACTAGATAAAGGGAAAGCAGCTGTTTTTCGGATGTACCCTTTTGCCATTATTTTAAAAACTGCGATCGAGAATCCTGTTGTTACTAGCTGTCAACTAAAAATCGACCCTGGTAGTAAGGTGACTGGATTCGCCTTAGTCCAAAACAATCAGGTCATTTGGGGAATGGAATTAGAGCACAGAGGAGGATTAATCAAGAAAAAACTAGAGTCTAGAAGGGCTGTAAGACACCGAAGGCGTAACCGCAACACCCGCTACAGAAAACCCAGATTCCTTAACCGTAGACGAAAAGAAGGCTGGCTTGCCCCTAGCTTAGAGCACAGGGTTTTGACTATTGAAACTTGGGTGAAACGATTAATTAAATTTTGCCCGGTCAATGAGGTTTGGGTCGAAAGAGTTAAGTTTGATACCCAAAAAATGCAGAACCCTGAAATCAATGGTGTTGAGTACCAGCAAGGCGAGCTAGCTGGATATGAGGTTAGAGAGTACTTACTAGAGAAATGGGGAAGGGAATGCACTTACTGCGGTAAACAATCCGTACCATTGCAAATCGAACACATTCACCCAAAGTCATTTGGTGGAAGTGATTCGGCAAAGCCGACGCTACGCGAACGTGTAAGTAATCTTTGTTTGGCTTGCGAAAAATGTAATCAGCGCAAAGGGAATAAGCCTATAGAAAAATTCCTAAAAAAGAAGCCAAGCCTACTGCAAAAAATCAAAACCAAAGCCAAACAACCACTGAAGGATGCGGCGGCAGTAAATGCAACTCGGAACAAATTATTAAAAGTGCTCTACAATATTAAGTCCGTAATTACTGGAACAGGAGCACAAACCAAATACAACCGGACTAAGTTGGGTTTTCCCAAAGAGCATTGGATTGATGCCGCCTGTGTCGGGGATATTGAGACCTTGGTCTTGAGAACCTCTCAGCCACTGTTAGTCACTTGCAAGGGACCCGGAGGCAGACAAAAAGCAGCACTTAACAAGTACGGTTACCCGATCAGGCACAACCCATTAAAACCGATTAAAGGCTGGGTTACTGGAGATATAGCCAAGCATCAAAAGCTAGGAATAGGCAAAGTAACTCCTAGAAGTAAAGGAAGCTTTGGATTTACCCCGTTAGGAATGAAAGGCTACAAAAGTTGTAAACCTCAAGATATATCGGCAATACATCGAAAAGATGGATACATTTACAGCTTTTGCAAGTACCTACCGGAATTTGCCAGGGAATAG
- a CDS encoding NF038130 family PEP-CTERM protein, translated as MKSTVMKMWLGASILAGISGIATTPAVAGSLTGATLIGDDYYKIASDGTETYIDQNAILSTILQGDASDPGGNVELFASSETLTNSQFDNYTDVTSLTGQIGGKDITLSSLTLADWKSDLDSDGITLGQEWVSDALTAHGLGSYASSNFIVNQFYTLFSDNGGLQRFSDPNISYVNQNATGHISIGLAGHLDARDAFEDTFDKLEQMIALLSPGFQLPLPPSIRASEIVKVEYNGKTEYLYGFTPTASGLVSREDGISHNATYQVAFLGAPPGPSSSDPQPVPESSTVLGLIALGGLFTAGGKLRKSNS; from the coding sequence ATGAAAAGCACAGTAATGAAAATGTGGCTCGGTGCCTCAATTCTTGCCGGTATCAGTGGGATCGCCACTACCCCAGCTGTTGCTGGAAGCCTCACCGGAGCGACCCTAATCGGTGATGACTACTACAAGATTGCATCTGACGGTACGGAGACCTATATAGATCAAAATGCTATTTTGTCAACTATCTTGCAAGGTGACGCTAGTGACCCTGGTGGAAACGTAGAGCTATTTGCCAGCAGTGAAACCCTGACCAACAGCCAATTTGATAACTATACCGATGTCACTAGCCTAACAGGTCAAATTGGTGGTAAGGACATCACCTTGAGCAGTCTGACATTAGCTGACTGGAAGAGTGATCTTGATAGTGACGGCATCACCTTAGGTCAGGAGTGGGTCAGTGATGCCTTAACTGCACACGGTCTCGGATCTTATGCTAGCAGCAATTTCATAGTTAATCAATTCTATACACTATTTAGCGATAATGGAGGATTGCAACGATTTAGCGATCCCAATATTTCCTACGTCAACCAAAACGCAACAGGCCACATTAGCATTGGGCTAGCAGGTCACCTTGATGCTCGAGATGCGTTCGAAGATACGTTTGATAAGTTGGAACAGATGATTGCTCTATTATCGCCTGGTTTTCAACTACCACTACCACCTAGTATAAGGGCTAGTGAAATTGTCAAGGTTGAATACAATGGGAAAACTGAATACCTTTACGGTTTCACTCCCACAGCATCTGGGTTGGTCAGCCGAGAAGATGGTATATCTCACAACGCCACCTACCAAGTGGCCTTCCTTGGCGCTCCTCCAGGACCGTCTTCATCGGACCCACAACCTGTGCCTGAATCATCTACTGTGCTTGGTCTAATCGCTTTGGGTGGTTTGTTTACTGCTGGAGGTAAACTGCGAAAATCTAACTCCTAG
- a CDS encoding alpha/beta fold hydrolase, translating into MTTQVSATPSHTPIPGTYWQWRGESIYYVQAGQKPSGYPPLLLIHGFGASTDHWRKNIAQLSQDFEVWAIDLLGFGRSAKPNGEYSGNLWRDQLHDFITEVIGQPVVLAGNSLGGYAALCVAAQRPSSAVGLVLLNSAGPFSDTQSVTKVNPVKKVLNQVTKSIFLQPWASFLLFQYLRRPSIIRKTLQKVYVDQSAVTEQLVDEIYRPSCDPGAAQVFASVFKSPQGEKVDVLLEQMTCPLLMLWGEGDPWIKSRERGAKFREYYPQLTEYYLQAGHCPHDEIPEQVNNLIRSWVMGNR; encoded by the coding sequence GTGACTACCCAGGTAAGTGCTACCCCTTCTCATACTCCCATCCCTGGAACTTACTGGCAGTGGCGGGGGGAATCTATATATTATGTACAGGCTGGACAGAAGCCATCAGGATACCCACCCTTACTGTTAATTCACGGATTTGGGGCATCTACAGACCACTGGCGCAAAAACATTGCTCAATTGAGTCAGGATTTTGAAGTTTGGGCGATTGACTTGTTGGGGTTTGGACGTTCCGCTAAACCAAATGGGGAGTACAGTGGCAATTTGTGGCGAGACCAGTTGCATGATTTTATTACAGAGGTGATTGGTCAACCAGTAGTCTTAGCTGGAAACTCCTTGGGGGGTTATGCAGCTTTGTGTGTCGCTGCACAGCGTCCTAGCTCCGCCGTAGGTTTAGTATTGCTCAATAGTGCTGGACCGTTTAGTGATACTCAATCTGTCACTAAGGTCAATCCTGTTAAAAAAGTTCTCAATCAGGTAACCAAATCAATTTTTCTACAACCTTGGGCAAGTTTCCTCTTATTCCAGTACCTACGGCGACCGTCAATCATTCGCAAAACCCTCCAAAAGGTTTATGTTGACCAGAGTGCGGTAACGGAACAGTTAGTAGACGAGATTTATCGCCCGTCTTGTGATCCTGGTGCGGCTCAGGTATTTGCCTCCGTTTTCAAGTCACCCCAAGGGGAAAAAGTCGATGTGTTGTTGGAACAGATGACTTGTCCATTATTGATGCTATGGGGAGAAGGGGATCCTTGGATCAAGAGCAGAGAACGGGGAGCAAAGTTTAGGGAATATTATCCTCAGTTAACCGAATATTATCTACAGGCAGGACACTGTCCCCATGATGAGATACCAGAACAGGTGAATAATCTGATCAGGTCTTGGGTAATGGGTAATCGGTAA
- the clpS gene encoding ATP-dependent Clp protease adapter ClpS: protein MSVETIEKRSTVRKHAPRYRVLLHNDDFNSMEYVVKTLMETVASLTQPQAVNIMMEAHTSGLALVITCAQEHAEFYCETLKNRGLTSTIEPEE, encoded by the coding sequence TTGTCAGTCGAAACCATTGAGAAGCGTTCAACAGTTCGTAAACACGCGCCTCGCTATCGCGTATTGCTCCATAATGATGACTTCAACTCTATGGAGTATGTGGTGAAAACCTTGATGGAAACTGTGGCGAGTCTGACTCAACCTCAAGCAGTCAACATTATGATGGAAGCCCATACATCAGGGCTGGCATTGGTGATTACCTGTGCTCAAGAGCATGCTGAGTTTTATTGCGAAACCCTGAAGAACCGGGGTCTGACTAGTACAATTGAACCTGAAGAATAA
- a CDS encoding type II CAAX endopeptidase family protein codes for MFILALLSLWLPIAAPIYLIGRDPNSVTILTMGLMFGVFLYLVRVWGRKVYRQPGLLKKYGLQLTAQNALELIRGLGLGLLMTLSLFGLQGWLGWLAFQTPPLPWSRLIVEGLISALAIGFAEELVFRGWLLDELQRDYSFRTSQWIGAIAFALLHFLKPIPEMIRSLPRFPSLLLLGLILIWAKRSTQGRLGLSIGFHAGLVWGYYIIDVGQLVLYSGKVAPWITGINRDPTAGIMGLLFLALVAWWMKRNYYSD; via the coding sequence ATGTTTATACTGGCTTTGCTGTCGCTTTGGTTACCCATAGCAGCACCAATATACTTAATTGGTAGAGACCCAAACTCAGTGACAATCCTGACTATGGGGCTAATGTTCGGGGTATTTCTGTACTTAGTCCGAGTTTGGGGAAGAAAGGTCTATCGCCAACCAGGACTGTTAAAAAAATATGGTTTGCAGCTAACAGCGCAAAACGCTCTTGAGTTAATCAGAGGACTAGGTCTAGGTCTGTTAATGACTCTTAGTCTGTTTGGATTACAAGGGTGGCTGGGTTGGCTAGCATTCCAAACCCCTCCACTGCCATGGTCACGGCTGATTGTAGAGGGATTAATCAGTGCTTTGGCCATAGGCTTCGCTGAAGAATTGGTGTTTCGGGGTTGGTTGCTTGATGAGTTGCAACGGGATTATAGTTTTAGGACATCACAGTGGATTGGTGCGATCGCATTTGCGCTGCTGCATTTCCTTAAACCAATTCCTGAGATGATTCGCAGCTTACCGAGATTTCCAAGTTTATTGCTGCTAGGGTTAATCCTGATTTGGGCAAAGCGATCCACTCAGGGACGGCTAGGTTTATCTATTGGTTTCCATGCTGGCTTAGTTTGGGGTTATTATATTATTGATGTTGGGCAATTAGTACTCTATTCAGGCAAGGTTGCTCCCTGGATTACTGGAATTAATCGCGATCCTACTGCTGGGATAATGGGATTGCTATTTCTAGCTTTAGTGGCTTGGTGGATGAAGCGCAATTATTACAGTGATTAG
- a CDS encoding ABC transporter permease, whose translation MSLARIWAIAANGFREVIRDRVLYLIGFFALALGIALRLLPEVAATTEEKIFLDLGLAAMGILGVIVSVFVGTGLINKEIEKRTVLVLIPKPLNRAEFIIGKHLGLSGVLAVLVVAMTAIYLLGLRASSIEYPVVSILVSVLYQFLELSLITAVALMFGVFTSSLLATLLTFGVYMMGHLSRDLVELSKLSENPGIERMTETLYLVIPDLSRLNLKNDAVYGVLPPFPELFLNGIYGLLYIVLLLAIAILIFWQREF comes from the coding sequence GTGAGTTTGGCAAGAATTTGGGCGATCGCAGCTAATGGTTTTCGGGAAGTGATACGCGATCGCGTTTTATATCTGATCGGCTTTTTTGCCCTAGCTCTAGGCATAGCCCTGAGGCTGTTACCGGAGGTAGCAGCAACCACAGAAGAGAAAATTTTTCTGGATTTGGGTCTAGCGGCGATGGGTATCCTGGGTGTAATCGTGTCAGTATTTGTTGGTACGGGGTTGATTAACAAGGAAATCGAAAAGCGTACTGTCTTAGTCTTAATTCCCAAGCCTCTAAACCGCGCTGAATTTATCATTGGCAAACACTTAGGGTTATCGGGTGTATTGGCTGTGCTGGTTGTGGCTATGACCGCCATTTATCTGCTGGGGTTACGTGCCTCTAGTATTGAATACCCTGTGGTTAGCATCCTGGTTTCCGTGCTTTACCAATTTCTAGAACTGTCTCTAATCACAGCAGTAGCGCTAATGTTTGGTGTCTTTACTAGTTCACTGCTAGCAACCTTACTGACCTTTGGGGTTTATATGATGGGACACTTGAGCCGTGATTTAGTGGAGTTAAGCAAGTTGAGCGAGAATCCTGGCATTGAGCGGATGACTGAAACCCTATACTTGGTTATCCCGGATTTATCACGGCTCAATTTAAAGAATGATGCCGTGTATGGTGTCTTACCCCCGTTTCCAGAACTGTTTTTAAATGGAATTTATGGATTACTGTACATCGTGCTACTGTTAGCGATCGCTATCCTAATCTTCTGGCAACGGGAATTCTGA
- the larE gene encoding ATP-dependent sacrificial sulfur transferase LarE — translation MLEQKLKQLKTIFAGMERALIAYSGGVDSTLVAKIAYDVLSDRVIAVTAESPSLLPEELEDARIQAATIGITHEVIQTHEMDNPNYTSNPVNRCYFCKSELHDTLKPLALERGYPYVVDGVNGDDLRDYRPGIQAAKERGARSPLAEVGVTKAEVRQLSKQLGLPWWDKPAQPCLSSRFPYGEMITVAKLQRVGRAEIYLRKLGFSNLRVRSEGDTARIELLPEEIKEFVVTTDLPKLVAEFQELGFVYVTLDLEGYRSGKLNQVLSQDVIRMKA, via the coding sequence ATGCTAGAGCAGAAACTCAAGCAATTAAAAACTATATTTGCTGGGATGGAACGGGCTTTGATTGCCTATTCTGGGGGAGTTGATAGCACGCTAGTTGCTAAAATTGCTTACGATGTTTTAAGCGATCGCGTAATAGCCGTCACTGCTGAATCCCCCTCACTATTACCAGAAGAATTAGAAGACGCTCGCATCCAAGCCGCTACCATTGGCATTACCCATGAGGTTATCCAAACCCATGAGATGGATAATCCCAATTATACTTCTAACCCGGTCAATCGCTGTTATTTTTGCAAAAGTGAACTCCACGACACTCTCAAACCTCTAGCCCTGGAACGAGGCTATCCTTATGTAGTAGATGGGGTGAATGGGGATGATTTAAGGGACTATCGTCCAGGGATTCAGGCGGCCAAGGAACGAGGTGCGCGATCGCCTTTAGCTGAAGTGGGGGTAACTAAGGCGGAAGTGCGCCAACTGTCGAAACAATTAGGACTGCCCTGGTGGGATAAACCTGCCCAACCTTGTCTGAGTTCTCGCTTTCCCTATGGGGAAATGATTACAGTAGCTAAGTTACAACGGGTAGGACGAGCAGAGATCTATTTACGGAAGTTAGGTTTCTCCAATTTGAGGGTTCGTTCAGAAGGAGATACCGCACGGATTGAGTTACTACCGGAAGAGATTAAGGAATTTGTGGTAACAACAGATTTACCGAAGTTAGTGGCAGAGTTTCAGGAGTTGGGTTTTGTCTATGTGACCCTGGATTTAGAAGGATATCGCAGTGGCAAATTAAATCAAGTTTTGAGTCAGGATGTGATTAGGATGAAAGCTTAA
- a CDS encoding NAD(P)/FAD-dependent oxidoreductase → MIDTYDIVVVGAGPVGLATAIGLQQRGISNFIVLDQTRAFRRVGQVIDLLPNGLKALNHIAPSAYEAVKNTDLEFLEKAQANQNTETTISKQKLPKTSPQWVIKNFKGEQIHSIPLSYEDWFKDYEEGRVSISWYDLQTTLRQQLPVEQVKANHRCINVVDEGNTAYVRLDFVSDAAIEANPYAHWSNRQNDQDTVSFNSEHSGQQFKKKSIRARLVVAADGINSTIRQIVYKDSPYSGLARPDYSGFAALFCMKITDIPPELSTELENKFFQQERILTITNDQISEDSASMESPRMLLFRRPNAQFGYLIHLPLNQEELTEKSGSALIALALRELENANFPKALTQLVALSPPVKIKSRPYYIHRAETLSPWSSGRVVLVGDAAHGMPPFMAQGANQGLEDALVVATMIANIVQKNNLDNIQAIANACLNYESLRRPLMEKIQQATLTGIPYSNKQAWHDYQQLVYCRNFDQLLEQCNHSAVSHQPWPKATLPEWLIADS, encoded by the coding sequence ATGATCGACACTTATGATATTGTTGTGGTTGGTGCTGGTCCAGTGGGATTAGCCACTGCCATTGGCTTACAGCAGCGAGGTATATCTAATTTTATAGTCCTTGATCAAACTCGTGCCTTTCGTCGAGTTGGTCAGGTTATCGATCTTCTGCCCAATGGATTAAAAGCGCTTAACCACATAGCCCCTTCTGCTTACGAAGCCGTTAAAAACACGGATCTGGAGTTTTTGGAGAAAGCCCAAGCCAATCAAAATACCGAAACAACCATCAGCAAACAAAAACTACCCAAGACTTCTCCTCAATGGGTTATCAAAAATTTTAAGGGAGAGCAAATTCACTCAATTCCTCTTAGCTATGAGGATTGGTTCAAGGATTATGAAGAGGGTCGAGTCTCAATTTCTTGGTACGATTTACAGACCACTCTCAGACAGCAACTTCCCGTTGAACAGGTTAAAGCGAATCATCGTTGTATTAATGTAGTGGATGAAGGAAACACCGCATATGTTCGGCTAGATTTTGTTTCTGATGCAGCCATAGAAGCAAATCCCTATGCTCATTGGTCAAACAGACAAAACGATCAGGATACAGTCTCCTTCAATTCAGAGCATAGTGGCCAACAATTTAAAAAAAAATCAATCCGAGCTAGGCTAGTTGTTGCTGCAGATGGTATCAACTCTACTATTCGTCAGATTGTTTATAAGGATAGTCCCTACAGTGGTTTAGCACGACCTGACTATTCCGGTTTTGCCGCCCTATTCTGTATGAAAATCACGGATATTCCTCCAGAGCTAAGCACAGAGCTTGAAAACAAATTTTTTCAGCAGGAACGGATTCTCACCATCACTAATGATCAAATCTCAGAGGATTCGGCTTCTATGGAATCCCCACGGATGCTCCTATTTCGCCGTCCCAATGCTCAGTTTGGGTATTTGATCCATCTTCCTTTAAACCAGGAAGAGTTGACAGAAAAATCTGGAAGTGCCTTGATTGCTTTAGCATTGCGAGAGTTGGAAAACGCTAATTTTCCCAAAGCTCTCACACAATTAGTGGCTTTATCTCCTCCTGTCAAAATCAAATCCCGTCCCTATTACATTCACCGTGCAGAAACTCTATCTCCCTGGAGTTCAGGTAGAGTTGTCTTAGTGGGTGATGCCGCCCATGGGATGCCTCCTTTCATGGCTCAAGGGGCTAATCAAGGATTGGAAGATGCTCTGGTTGTAGCTACCATGATCGCTAATATTGTACAGAAAAATAATCTTGATAATATCCAAGCAATCGCCAATGCTTGCCTTAACTACGAATCTCTTCGTCGTCCCTTAATGGAGAAGATTCAACAAGCAACATTGACCGGAATTCCCTACAGTAACAAACAAGCATGGCATGACTACCAACAATTGGTATATTGTCGTAATTTTGACCAACTTCTGGAGCAATGTAACCATTCAGCCGTCAGCCATCAGCCTTGGCCTAAGGCCACGCTACCCGAATGGCTGATAGCTGATAGCTGA
- a CDS encoding Rpn family recombination-promoting nuclease/putative transposase translates to MRFISPKIDYVFKKIFGSKESKNILISFLNAIIYNGEPIIQSLTIINPYNPGQVLTLKDTYLDVKAVLADGEIVLIEMQVSSMTGFSKRVLYNMVKGYVNQLKTAEDYIRLKPVIAVTITDFILFYETQQIINQFVFQEKTEKFECLEEELQLIFIELPKFHKRLSELETLADKWIYFIKEASSLDNIPPSLGEVSEIESALNLANQAGMTPEELEIADRRAMALQDERGKLTYAEEIGKEIGRKKEAIALIIRQLKKRFGEIDTKTISKIENLTIEELENLGEDSLDFNNITDLENWLN, encoded by the coding sequence ATGAGATTTATCAGCCCAAAAATAGATTATGTCTTCAAAAAAATATTTGGTTCCAAAGAAAGTAAAAACATATTAATTAGTTTCCTCAATGCCATTATTTACAATGGCGAACCAATCATTCAATCTTTAACCATTATTAATCCCTATAATCCCGGTCAAGTGTTGACGTTAAAAGACACTTATTTGGATGTAAAAGCAGTGTTAGCGGATGGAGAAATTGTCCTAATTGAAATGCAAGTCTCATCCATGACTGGTTTTAGCAAACGGGTACTTTATAATATGGTGAAAGGATATGTTAATCAGTTAAAAACAGCAGAGGACTATATTCGTCTTAAACCTGTTATAGCTGTCACAATTACGGATTTTATTTTGTTTTACGAAACTCAGCAAATTATTAATCAATTTGTGTTTCAAGAAAAAACAGAAAAGTTTGAATGTCTGGAAGAGGAATTGCAGTTAATATTTATAGAATTACCGAAATTCCATAAAAGACTCTCAGAATTAGAAACTTTAGCCGATAAATGGATTTATTTCATCAAAGAAGCTTCTAGCCTCGATAATATTCCTCCTTCTTTAGGAGAAGTATCAGAGATAGAATCAGCGTTAAATCTTGCTAATCAAGCTGGTATGACACCAGAAGAATTAGAAATTGCCGATCGCCGTGCTATGGCATTACAAGATGAAAGAGGAAAACTAACTTATGCTGAAGAAATAGGCAAAGAAATAGGAAGAAAAAAAGAAGCGATCGCCTTAATCATTCGTCAACTGAAAAAGCGTTTCGGGGAAATTGATACAAAAACCATTAGTAAAATAGAAAATTTAACAATTGAAGAGTTAGAAAATTTGGGAGAAGACTCCTTAGATTTCAATAACATAACTGATTTAGAAAATTGGCTTAACTAG
- a CDS encoding helix-turn-helix domain-containing protein — translation MNHCVGTTEAASLLGISSRRLRQLLEKGRVRGAYKSGKFWIIPLFKDLPQITKGTRGPKGKWRTSRPPALATINVNRNRIGTNNGKPAEDRQPVISVKRSGNNLYGNQIEILGPCRIVYQPDHPLRCGARLWIETFSDVHFIS, via the coding sequence ATGAACCACTGCGTTGGTACTACCGAAGCCGCATCTCTATTAGGTATTTCTTCTCGACGATTGCGCCAACTCCTGGAGAAGGGTCGGGTCAGGGGTGCCTATAAAAGCGGCAAATTCTGGATTATTCCTCTTTTCAAGGACCTACCACAAATCACCAAAGGTACCCGTGGACCAAAGGGCAAATGGCGCACCAGTCGTCCTCCCGCTCTAGCCACGATTAATGTCAACCGCAATCGGATTGGCACTAACAATGGTAAACCTGCCGAAGACCGTCAGCCAGTGATTTCGGTAAAACGAAGCGGCAACAATCTATACGGCAACCAGATCGAAATCCTTGGTCCATGTCGGATTGTCTATCAGCCCGATCATCCACTGCGTTGTGGTGCTCGTCTATGGATCGAAACCTTCAGTGATGTTCATTTCATTTCTTGA